In Kwoniella dejecticola CBS 10117 chromosome 4, complete sequence, one genomic interval encodes:
- a CDS encoding protein transporter SEC23 — protein sequence MNGPGFEDVEDKDGVRLSWNVWPSSRIEATRTVVPISALYTPLKEREDLPPVMYEPVTCKGSCKAILNPYCQVDVRGKMWICPFCLQRNPFPQHYHQDLSPNNLPPELLPKFTTIEYTLSRPAQIPPIFLYVVDTCVDEDELKALRETLVVSLSLLPPNALVGLITFGTMAMVHELAYADCPKAYVFRGSKDYQPKQIADMLGLNPSNRPIQPMRPGQPVPAPAASKFLQSVESCEFQLTNILENLQRDPWPVDQDKRPLRCTGVALGVATALLESAFPNTGARIMLFSGGPPTDGPGMVVGPELREPIRSHHDIDRDSVKHFKRATKYYEGLSKRASANGHAIDIYAGCLDQVGLLEMKSLTNATNGFMIISDSFMTAIFKQSFLRTLGKDEQGYLKMGFNGTFDVLTTKELKISGVIGHVISANKKSQCVGETEIGIGQTSAWKVCSLTPKTSLAVYFEVVTPAGQALSPNQSGLIQFVTHYQHSSGQYRLRVTTISRTFQEGGHPSIAASFDQEAAAVLMARIAVFKAEIDDSPDVLRWLDRMLIRLCQKFADYRKEDPTSFQLSPNFSIYPQFMFHLRRSQFLQVFNNSPDETAFYRHVLNDADVNNSLIMIQPTLMSYGFDTEPHPVLLDSVSIRPDVILLLDTFFHILIFHGETVAQWRKANYQEQEDYANFKELLEAPVADAQELLEDRNPIPRYVVCDQGGSQARFLLSKLNPSTTHQSGSGYGGQGGGQAIFTDDVSLQVFMEHLKRLAVGASTS from the exons ATGAACGGACCTGGATTTGAGGACGTCGAGGACAAAGATG GTGTCAGACTATCGTGGAATGTCTGGCCATCCAGCCGGATCGAAGCTACACGTACCGTCGTACCCATCTCAGCTCTCTATACCCCACtcaaagaaagagaagatctGCCTCCTGTGATGTATGAACCTGTGACTTGTAAGGGATCATGTAAAGCTATCCTCAACCCTTATTG TCAAGTCGACGTCAGAGGGAAAATGTGGATCTGCCCTTTCTGCTTGCAACGAAACCCGTTCCCGCAACATTATCACCAGGATCTATCACCCAACAATCTTCCACCCGAATTGTTGCCCAAATTCACCACCATCGAATATACCTTGTCCAGACCCGCGCAAATCCCGCCCATCTTCCTTTACGTGGTCGACACTTgcgttgacgaagatgaattgAAAGCTCTTAGGGAGACTTTGGTGGTCTCACTCAGTCTTTTACCTCCTAACGCGTTGGTTGGGTTGATCACTTTCGGTAcaatg GCCATGGTCCACGAACTAGCTTATGCCGATTGTCCCAAAGCATACGTTTTCAGAGGATCAAAGGATTATCAGCCCAAGCAGATCGCCGATATGTTAGGTTTGAACCCTTCGAACAGACCTATCCAGCCTATGCGACCCGGTCAACCAGTCCCTGCACCTGCGGCGTCCAAGTTCCTCCAGTCGGTCGAAAGTTGCGAATTCCAATTGACCAATATCCTCGAGAACCTGCAAAGGGATCCTTGGCCAGTAGACCAAGACAAGAGACCTCTCAGATGTACTGGTGTCGCTTTGGGCGTAGCCACTGCTTTACTAGAG TCCGCCTTCCCCAACACCGGTGCTAGGATCATGCTCTTCTCCGGAGGGCCTCCTACAGATGGTCCCGGTATGGTCGTCGGCCCCGAGCTCAGAGAGCCCATCAGATCTCATCACGACATCGACAGAGATAGCGTCAAGCATTTCAAGAGAGCCACCAAG TACTACGAAGGACTCTCCAAGCGGGCTTCTGCCAATGGTCACGCTATCGACATCTACGCTGGCTGTCTTGATCAAGTCGGTTTGCTCGAAATGAAGTCACTCACCAACGCTACGAACGGTTTTATGATCATTTCCGACTCTTTCATGACTGCCATCTTCAAGCAGAGTTTCTTGCGAACCTTGGGCAAGGACGAGCAGGGTTACCTCAAGATGGGTTTCAACGGTACTTTCGATGTCCTG ACTACCAAAGAACTCAAGATTTCCGGAGTGATAGGACACGTTATTTCAGCCAACAAGAAATCGCAATGTGTCGGAGAGACAGAGATCGGTATCGGTCAGACATCTGCCTGGAAAGTCTGCTCCCTCACCCCGAAGACATCTTTGGCGGTGTATTTCGAGGTAGTCACTCCCGCTGGACAAGCATTGTCACCAAATCAATCGGGTTTGATCCAATTTGTTACACACTATCAACACTCCTCGGGTCAATACCGATTGCGAGTTACGACTATCTCAAGAACCTTCCAGGAAGGTGGACACCCGTCTATCGCGGCTTCATTCgatcaagaagctgctgCCGTGCTTATGGCTAGAATTGCCGTCTTCAAAGCGGAGATCGACGACTCGCCAGACGTGCTCAGATGGTTGGATCGAATGCTCATTCGACTTTGTCAGAAATTTGCGGATTATCGAAAAGAGGATCCGACATCGTTCCAGCTTTCGCCGAACTTCAGTATCTATCCTCAGTTCATGTTCCATCTTCGACGAAGTCAGTTCTTGCAAGTATTCAACAACTCGCCTGATGAGACTGCCTTctatcg ACACGTGTTGAACGACGCCGACGTGAACAACTCGTTGATCATGATCCAGCCCACCCTCATGTCGTACGGTTTCGACACGGAACCTCACCCGGTCTTACTTGATTCCGTATCGATCCGACCCGATGTCATTCTTTTGTTGGATACCTTCTTCCATATTTTGATTTTCCACGGAGAGACAGTTGCTCAATGGAGAAAGGCGAATtaccaagaacaagaagattATGCGAACTTCAAGGAACTGCTCGAAGCTCCGGTTGCTGATGCTCAGGAATTATTGGAAGATAGAAACCCGATACCACGATATGTGGTGTGTGATCAAGGTGGTTCTCAAGCGAGGTTCTTGCTTTCGAAACTTAACCCTTCGACGACGCACCAGAGCGGTAGTGGATATGGAGGACAAGGGGGTGGTCAGGCGATCTTCACGGATGATGTCAGTTTGCAGGTGTTCATGGAGCATCTCAAGAGATTA GCTGTCGGCGCTTCTACCAGCTAA
- a CDS encoding mitochondrial 54S ribosomal protein mL41: MRPTSIIAGASRLPLTPKRGNKDFYKGTGQSRVPGGGHRTGPPGVHVVKGKAKYRVLDDKVRVFVGPGAKVLEETELRPYVGTQEMLDPSKGTTKFFNPYSKASSSRPRFPSFSPMPLPRSPSTEGDGGSDVAANAKLSRKNFTQFSKRYQNLTWEEKQALIMEHRRQWFDAVSSAYGGGGAGGVHASVAAEEERTRELENRSVQSSENPQPAV, from the exons ATGAGACCCACATCGATAATAGCTGGTGCCTCCAGGCTGCCATTGACGCCTAAGAGGGGTAACAAGGATTTCTACAAGG GAACCGGTCAGTCTCGAGTACCAGGGGGAGGCCATCGAACGGGTCCACCGGGTGTGCACGTCGTGAAAGGGAAAGCGAAGTATAGAGTCTTAGATGACAAAGTCAGAGTATTTGTCGGGCCTGGGGCTAAAGTGCTGGAGGAGACCGAG CTACGCCCCTACGTCGGAACCCAAGAAATGTTAGACCCCTCAAAAGGAACCACGAAATTCTTTAACCCATATTCCaaagcctcttcttcccgaCCGAGATTCCCCTCATTCTCGCCTATGCCTCTGCCGCGCAGCCCCAGCACagaaggtgatggtggtaGTGACGTAGCGGCAAATGCGAAATTGAGTAGGAAGAACTTCACGCAATTCTCGAAGCGATATCAAAACTTGACGTGGGAGGAGAAACAGGCGTTGATAATGGAGCATCGAAGGCAATGGTTCGATGCTGTATCCAGTGCGTATGGCGGTGGCGGCGCAGGAGGGGTGCATGCCTCAGTggcggcggaggaagaacgcaCTCGGGAGTTGGAGAATCGTTCGGTTCAGTCATCGGAAAATCCTCAACCTGCTGTATAG